One Brassica napus cultivar Da-Ae chromosome C2, Da-Ae, whole genome shotgun sequence DNA window includes the following coding sequences:
- the LOC106388467 gene encoding trafficking protein particle complex subunit 5-like, with protein MIGVGKMKLYSNVLDKPLSKGKQEVSLSAFAFLFSELVQYNQTQVDNIAELERRLEDAGYAVGARVLELLCNREKGNRRETRLLGILSFVHSTVWKVLFGKVADSLEKGTEHEDEYMISEKELLVNRFISIPKDMGTFNCGAFVAGIVKGVLDNAGFPAVVTAHFVPIEGQQRPRTTILIKFADEVLKREARLSQ; from the exons atgatcggAGTGGGGAAGATGAAACTGTACTCAAACGTCCTTGACAAGCCACTCAGCAAAGGCAAACAAGAG GTGAGCTTGAGCGCATTTGCCTTCTTATTCTCGGAGCTCGTTCAGTACAATCAAACCCAGGTTGACAACATTGCTGAGCTTGAAAGAAG ACTAGAGGATGCTGGGTATGCAGTTGGTGCTCGAGTCTTGGAGCTTCTTTGCAACCGAGAGAAG GGAAACCGGAGAGAGACACGGTTACTAGGAATCTTGTCTTTTGTCCACAGCACCGTGTGGAAGGTCTTGTTTGGAAAG GTTGCTGATTCACTTGAGAAAGGAACTGAACATGAAGATGAGTACATGATCAGTGAGAAGGAGCTTCTCGTCAACAG GTTCATATCGATTCCAAAAGACATGGGAACATTCAACTGCGGGGCGTTTGTGGCCGGCATTGTGAAG GGAGTTCTGGATAACGCAGGGTTTCCTGCTGTGGTAACGGCTCATTTTGTACCCATTGAAGGACAACAGCGTCCTCGGACTACCATTTTGATCAAGTTTGCTGATGAG GTGCTTAAAAGAGAGGCACGGCTAAGCCAGTGA